A portion of the Granulosicoccus antarcticus IMCC3135 genome contains these proteins:
- a CDS encoding ABC transporter ATP-binding protein, with amino-acid sequence MNATAKASSSPDIRGAAVRFDHVQKSYDGVVLVVKDLNLDISPGEFVTMLGPSGSGKTTCLMMLAGFEPATHGEIFLNDKPINNVPPRKRGIGMVFQNYALFPHMSVAENLAFPLEIRKMGKSERDAKVKRALDMVELGAFGNRRPAQLSGGQQQRVAVARALVFDPDLVLMDEPLGALDKQLREQMQYEIKHIHESLGVSVVYVTHDQTEALTMSDRVAVFQDGVIQQLSSPDALYESPQNSFVAQFIGENNKLSGRVTAHEGERCTLLLDDGTEIHAEAVNIEGVGSRSTVSLRPERVELEPSEARDNIVNGVVKEVLYLGDHLRIVMSVASNNEFIVKLPNGGRNTTPVEGESYRLGWSAVDAKALDPVS; translated from the coding sequence ATGAATGCGACAGCCAAGGCTTCTTCATCACCCGACATACGCGGCGCAGCCGTACGTTTCGATCACGTGCAAAAAAGCTACGACGGTGTCGTACTGGTTGTCAAGGACCTGAACCTGGATATCAGTCCGGGTGAATTCGTCACCATGCTCGGCCCCTCAGGCTCAGGCAAGACAACCTGCCTGATGATGCTGGCAGGTTTTGAACCGGCCACCCATGGCGAGATTTTCCTGAACGACAAACCTATCAATAATGTACCGCCGCGCAAGCGTGGCATTGGCATGGTCTTCCAGAACTATGCGCTGTTTCCCCATATGAGCGTGGCCGAGAATCTTGCTTTTCCGCTGGAGATACGCAAGATGGGCAAGAGTGAACGAGATGCCAAGGTCAAGCGTGCGCTGGATATGGTTGAATTGGGAGCTTTCGGTAATCGGCGCCCAGCGCAGCTCTCCGGCGGTCAGCAACAACGTGTTGCGGTAGCTCGTGCGCTGGTGTTCGATCCTGATCTGGTGCTGATGGATGAACCTCTCGGGGCTCTGGATAAGCAACTGCGCGAGCAAATGCAATACGAGATCAAGCATATTCATGAAAGTCTCGGGGTCAGCGTTGTCTATGTGACGCACGACCAGACAGAAGCACTCACCATGTCCGACCGCGTTGCCGTGTTTCAGGATGGTGTCATCCAGCAACTCTCCTCACCCGATGCCCTGTATGAAAGCCCGCAGAATTCATTCGTGGCGCAATTCATCGGAGAGAACAACAAACTCTCAGGCCGAGTCACTGCCCATGAAGGCGAGCGCTGCACTCTGCTGCTTGATGACGGCACTGAAATCCATGCTGAGGCGGTCAATATCGAAGGTGTCGGCTCGCGATCTACCGTGTCCCTGCGACCCGAGCGTGTCGAACTGGAACCATCCGAAGCCCGTGACAACATCGTGAACGGCGTGGTCAAGGAGGTGCTCTATCTGGGTGACCATTTACGCATCGTGATGAGCGTAGCCAGCAACAATGAGTTCATTGTCAAATTACCCAACGGGGGTCGTAACACCACCCCCGTCGAAGGTGAGTCATACCGGCTGGGCTGGAGCGCAGTCGATGCAAAGGCATTGGATCCAGTCAGCTGA
- a CDS encoding extracellular solute-binding protein, whose amino-acid sequence MKLIAGLAGAFALSAVAMAASAADELPDCEDCVDSLTIVSWGGAYSNSQIEAYSKPYSALTGVEIINDESSNEAVAKLRAMNEANNVTWDVVDVVASDAIRLCDEGLAMEIDPDTMLADAPDGTPASEDFGDLLVSDCFIPQIVYSTTFGYRTDVEAWGDKAPEDICDVFDTATFPGKRALEKRPINNVEWALICDGVAKEDVYDVLSTDEGVTQALAKLATIKDDVIWWSAGAETPQLLADGEAVIGSTYNGRLFSVIEEQKQPVAMLWDAQVFDLDGWIIPAGLSDERRNRALHYIMFATDTQRLADQSQYISYGPARQSSAPLVGKHADLGIDMAPHMPTDPANATNTFLYNYEWWADNRDDLDAKFQSWLSR is encoded by the coding sequence ATGAAGTTAATTGCTGGACTCGCCGGTGCTTTCGCACTGAGCGCAGTTGCCATGGCCGCTTCGGCAGCCGATGAACTACCCGATTGTGAAGACTGTGTTGATTCTCTGACCATCGTTTCCTGGGGTGGAGCTTATTCCAACTCCCAGATCGAAGCCTATAGCAAGCCTTACTCTGCATTGACTGGCGTCGAGATCATCAACGACGAATCATCCAATGAAGCGGTTGCAAAACTGCGAGCCATGAACGAAGCCAATAACGTGACTTGGGACGTGGTTGATGTTGTTGCATCAGACGCTATCCGACTATGCGACGAAGGTCTGGCGATGGAAATTGATCCTGACACCATGCTGGCAGATGCACCCGATGGCACCCCGGCTTCAGAAGATTTCGGCGACCTGCTGGTCTCCGATTGTTTCATCCCGCAAATTGTCTATTCCACAACCTTTGGTTACAGAACCGATGTGGAAGCCTGGGGTGACAAGGCACCAGAAGATATTTGTGACGTTTTCGACACAGCCACCTTCCCCGGCAAACGTGCATTGGAAAAGCGTCCAATCAACAACGTTGAATGGGCACTGATTTGCGACGGTGTTGCCAAAGAAGATGTCTATGACGTTCTGAGCACTGACGAAGGTGTGACACAGGCACTGGCCAAGCTGGCAACCATCAAAGACGACGTTATCTGGTGGTCAGCAGGTGCTGAAACACCACAGCTGCTCGCTGATGGTGAAGCCGTCATCGGATCAACCTACAATGGTCGCCTCTTTTCTGTCATTGAAGAGCAGAAGCAGCCCGTTGCCATGTTGTGGGACGCTCAGGTTTTCGATCTGGATGGTTGGATCATTCCAGCGGGTCTGAGTGACGAGCGCCGTAATCGCGCTCTGCACTACATCATGTTCGCCACAGACACCCAGCGTCTGGCCGATCAGTCCCAGTACATTTCCTACGGACCTGCCCGACAATCGTCAGCTCCACTCGTAGGCAAGCATGCTGATCTGGGAATCGACATGGCTCCACATATGCCAACCGATCCTGCCAACGCGACCAATACATTCCTGTACAACTACGAGTGGTGGGCTGACAATCGCGACGATCTGGATGCCAAATTCCAATCATGGTTATCGCGCTAA